GTGACTCCAAGGCTGTTCGACACGCTGAGCGCGGCGGCCGGGGCGCCCGACTACGCGTCGACGCTTCAGTCCATCGACGTGCGGTGCTATTTGCCAGAGGACATCCTCACGAAGGTCGACAAGGCCAGCATGCTCGTCTCGCTGGAGAGCCGGGTGCCGCTGCTCGACCACGTTCTGATGGAGTTCGTGGCGACCATGCCGACCGGGCTGAAGTTCCAGAACGGCGCGGGGAAGGCGATCTTGAAGAAGGCGATGGCCGATCGGCTGCCCCCGGAGACGCTCAGCCGCCGCAAGATGGGCTTCGGCGTCCCCCTCGCCGAATGGTTCCGTCGGGACTTGGGCGCCTATACTCGGGAGGTGCTGGAGGGACGACGAACCCGCGAGCGCGGTCTACTCGATCCCCGCGCGGTGTCCGCGGTGCTGGACGAGCACCAGAGCGGCGCGCGGGACCGCTCCAGCCAGATCTGGGCGCTGCTCTGCCTCGAGGAATGGGCCCGTCGATGGCTGGACCGATGATTCACGCGGTCCATGTGCTCGATTCGCTCGCCGTCGGCGGCATGGAGAACGGGGTGGTGAACCTCATCAACGCCACCCGCGACCGCCTCCGCCACACCGTCGTCGCGATGAGCGCACGAGGACCGCTCAGCGAGCGCCTGCCCGCCTCCGTCGCCGTTCACTGCATCGGGAAACGGGCCGGCATGGATCTCGGGGCGGTGCTCCGACTCGGGCGGCTCCTGCGGAGCCTTCGTCCCGACGTGGTCCACTCTCGCAACTGGGGCGCCCTGGACACGGTGGTCGCGGCTCGGTTGGTCGGCATCCGGACGCTGGTGCACGGCGAGCATGGGCGCGAGGCCAAGGATCCTGGCGGCCTCGACCCACGGCGTAATCGTCTGCGGCGCCTCCTGTCGCCGCTGGTTTCTCGGTTCGTCACCGTGTCGTTCGATCTACGGCGCTGGCTGATCGCGACCGTGAGGATTCCGGCCCACAAGGTGGTCACGATCCACAACGGAGTCGACACCAGCCGGTTCTGCCCGGGCGATTCGGCCGAGGCGCGAGAGGCGCTGGGTCTGCCGATTGCGGCCGCCGTGGTCGGGACCATCGGGCGGCTCGATCCGGTCAAGGACCACGCTGGTCTGATCACGGCCTTCTCGGGCCTCGCCGGATCCGAGGCACGCCCGATCCTGGCCATCGTGGGCGAGGGCCCTTCCCGTTCGGCGCTCGAGAGCGAGATCAGGCAGCGCGGCCTCTCGGACCGGGTTCGGCTCCTCGGAGAGCGCCGTGACGTTCCCACGCTGCTCCGGGCGCTCGACGTCTTCGTGCTGCCGTCGCGCGCCGAGGGCATGTCCAACACGATTCTCGAGGCCATGGCCACCGGCCTCCCGGTGATCGCGACGGACGTCGGCGGCAATCCCGAGCTGGTCGAGCCCGACGTGACCGGTCGCCTGGTCCCGTCGGGCGACCCCAACGCTTTGGAGGCGGCCCTGCGCGTCTACGTCTCCGATTCGTATCTCCGGAGCCAACAGGGCAAGGCGGGGCGGGAGCGAGTCCTTCAGCATTTCTCCCTCGACCGGATGGCTCAAGCTCATCGTGGCCTCTACACGTCCCTCTGCCGGGCCCCGCAGGCCGGGGAGGCATAGCCATGTGTGGCATCGCCGGCCTGGTGCACGCTGATCCGCGTTATCCCCTCGACCGT
Above is a window of Candidatus Methylomirabilota bacterium DNA encoding:
- a CDS encoding glycosyltransferase encodes the protein MIHAVHVLDSLAVGGMENGVVNLINATRDRLRHTVVAMSARGPLSERLPASVAVHCIGKRAGMDLGAVLRLGRLLRSLRPDVVHSRNWGALDTVVAARLVGIRTLVHGEHGREAKDPGGLDPRRNRLRRLLSPLVSRFVTVSFDLRRWLIATVRIPAHKVVTIHNGVDTSRFCPGDSAEAREALGLPIAAAVVGTIGRLDPVKDHAGLITAFSGLAGSEARPILAIVGEGPSRSALESEIRQRGLSDRVRLLGERRDVPTLLRALDVFVLPSRAEGMSNTILEAMATGLPVIATDVGGNPELVEPDVTGRLVPSGDPNALEAALRVYVSDSYLRSQQGKAGRERVLQHFSLDRMAQAHRGLYTSLCRAPQAGEA